The Streptomyces achromogenes genome window below encodes:
- a CDS encoding PP2C family protein-serine/threonine phosphatase translates to MTLAGTLAAAEAAAPVESLDVVARMLQERLGAVSVSFLITDFTGSSVVRLGAAGSVDTDEPARRITLRGTLYDDVIRTQRPGVEDKGEAALVRIVAPVTNRGDAIGLLELFLPEAPDAAAMQEIGDTAHALAYLVIANRSFTDVYQWGRRTKPLSLAAEIQHRLLPASLACEAAQFAVAGALEPADHVGGDTFDYAIDRDTVQLSVTDAMGHDVEAALLATLAVGALRRARRAGADLAEQARQADQAMREHRPKGYVTGQLLRISLIDGRTEFINAGHPWPLRMRDGQVREITPKVDMPFGFDAPHTYRIQSLDLRPGDRLVMLTDGMLEHNAGSLDLSDLIVRTRALHPREAARTLIAAVVDANNSHLQDDATVMCLDWHGTNHSQRDAATGADLTDASQPSGTGRITPGR, encoded by the coding sequence ATGACGTTGGCGGGGACGCTGGCGGCGGCGGAGGCCGCGGCGCCCGTGGAGTCGCTCGACGTGGTCGCGCGCATGCTCCAGGAGCGCCTCGGGGCGGTGTCGGTGTCATTCCTGATCACCGACTTCACCGGCAGTTCGGTCGTACGGCTGGGGGCGGCGGGCAGCGTCGACACCGATGAACCCGCCCGGCGCATCACGCTGCGCGGCACCCTGTACGACGATGTGATCCGTACCCAGCGGCCGGGCGTGGAGGACAAGGGCGAGGCCGCGCTGGTGCGGATCGTGGCCCCGGTGACCAACCGCGGTGACGCCATCGGACTCCTCGAGCTGTTCCTGCCCGAGGCGCCGGACGCCGCGGCGATGCAAGAGATCGGCGATACCGCGCACGCACTGGCGTACCTCGTCATCGCCAACCGCTCCTTCACCGACGTGTACCAGTGGGGACGCCGGACCAAGCCGCTGAGTCTGGCCGCGGAGATCCAGCACCGGCTGCTCCCTGCCTCGCTGGCCTGCGAGGCGGCGCAGTTCGCGGTGGCCGGGGCCCTGGAGCCGGCCGACCACGTCGGGGGCGACACCTTCGACTACGCGATCGACCGGGACACCGTCCAGCTCTCCGTCACCGACGCCATGGGGCACGATGTCGAAGCCGCGCTGCTGGCCACTCTCGCGGTGGGCGCCCTGCGCCGGGCCCGGCGGGCCGGTGCCGATCTCGCCGAGCAGGCCCGCCAGGCCGACCAGGCCATGCGCGAGCACCGCCCCAAGGGCTACGTCACCGGTCAGCTCCTGCGTATCAGCCTGATCGACGGCAGGACCGAGTTCATCAACGCCGGGCACCCCTGGCCGCTGCGGATGCGGGACGGGCAGGTGCGGGAGATCACTCCGAAGGTCGATATGCCGTTCGGCTTCGACGCCCCTCACACCTACCGGATCCAGTCGCTGGACCTGCGGCCGGGCGACCGGCTGGTGATGCTGACCGACGGCATGCTGGAGCACAACGCAGGCAGCCTCGATCTGTCCGACCTGATCGTGCGCACCCGCGCGCTGCATCCCCGCGAGGCTGCCCGCACCCTCATCGCGGCGGTCGTTGACGCCAACAACAGCCACCTGCAGGACGACGCGACCGTCATGTGCCTGGACTGGCACGGCACCAACCACTCCCAGCGTGACGCCGCCACCGGCGCCGACCTCACCGACGCCTCACAACCGTCAGGGACGGGACGGATTACTCCCGGGCGATGA
- the trhA gene encoding PAQR family membrane homeostasis protein TrhA, translating into MIAEDSEPPSHGREPRPGPGNPPDTLRVPAVETSPVATGRLTAATGLEGGVERAAAALKPRLRGWLHAGVFPLALVGGIVLIAVSRTGAAVAACAVYAVSACLLFGTSAVYHRGTWGSRGEAVLRRLDHANIFLIIAGTYTPLAVLLLPEGRQSVLLTVVWAGALAGIAFRILWIGAPRWLYTPCYIALGWVAVFNLPDFARTGGTRVVALVITGGLLYTAGAVVYGLKRPDPSPAWFGFHEVFHALTITAFTAHYTAILLAAT; encoded by the coding sequence ATGATCGCCGAAGACAGTGAGCCGCCGTCCCACGGACGGGAGCCCCGGCCCGGCCCGGGCAACCCGCCCGACACCCTGCGAGTCCCGGCGGTGGAGACGTCTCCCGTCGCTACCGGCCGGCTGACTGCCGCTACCGGCCTGGAAGGCGGGGTGGAGCGGGCGGCGGCTGCGCTCAAGCCGCGGTTGCGCGGCTGGCTGCACGCCGGCGTCTTCCCTCTGGCGCTCGTCGGCGGGATCGTCCTGATCGCCGTTTCGCGTACGGGCGCGGCGGTGGCGGCCTGTGCGGTGTATGCGGTGTCGGCGTGCCTGCTGTTCGGCACCAGCGCGGTCTACCACCGCGGAACGTGGGGTTCGCGCGGGGAGGCGGTGCTGCGGCGGCTGGACCACGCGAACATCTTCCTGATCATTGCCGGCACGTATACCCCGTTGGCGGTACTGCTGCTGCCCGAAGGCCGCCAGAGTGTGCTGCTGACGGTGGTGTGGGCGGGTGCGCTGGCAGGGATCGCCTTCCGCATCCTGTGGATCGGGGCTCCCCGGTGGCTGTACACCCCGTGTTACATCGCGTTGGGCTGGGTGGCCGTCTTCAACCTGCCCGACTTCGCGCGCACCGGCGGCACCCGCGTCGTCGCGCTCGTCATCACCGGCGGTCTGCTCTACACCGCGGGCGCTGTCGTCTACGGACTCAAGCGCCCCGACCCCTCACCGGCCTGGTTCGGCTTCCACGAGGTATTCCACGCCCTGACCATCACCGCCTTCACCGCGCACTACACCGCCATCCTCCTCGCAGCCACCTGA